In a genomic window of Dyadobacter fermentans DSM 18053:
- a CDS encoding Nramp family divalent metal transporter: protein MIDDFKIDKSLQEKAPEDGDRLRSLSEVHSSISVPEGAGFWKKMAAFAGPGLMVAVGYIDPGNWATDIEGGSRFGYTLLSVILISNLFAMLLQHLSLKLGIASGRDLAQACRDYYSRPVSFVLWVLSEIAIAATDLAEVIGSAIALNLLFGLPLPVGVLFTAFDVLLVLYFQQKGFRIIESIVAGLMGIILLSFLYEMIVSQPSLAGIMGGLLPKKEIVTDPGMLYIAIGILGATVMPHNLYLHSSIVQTRNFRKDDEGKRTAIKFATIDSTVSLALAFFINGSILILAATAFHANGHFEIADITDAYHLLDPVLGVSLAGIFFALALLASGQSSTLTGTLAGQIVMEGFLNIRLKPWVRRLLTRGIAIIPALIVSSLYGERGTAELLVLSQVILSLQLSFAVVPLVFFTSNSQIMGRFANSRALTAISWVIALIIIGLNGYLLFNTFTA from the coding sequence ATGATTGACGATTTCAAAATAGATAAATCCTTGCAAGAGAAAGCACCCGAAGACGGCGATCGGCTCCGCTCGCTGTCCGAAGTTCACTCCTCTATTTCCGTGCCGGAAGGAGCCGGTTTCTGGAAAAAAATGGCTGCATTCGCCGGCCCGGGGCTGATGGTGGCCGTTGGATACATCGATCCGGGCAACTGGGCTACCGATATTGAAGGCGGTTCCCGGTTTGGTTACACGCTGCTTTCAGTGATCCTTATTTCAAACCTGTTTGCGATGCTTTTGCAGCATTTGTCGCTCAAACTCGGCATCGCATCCGGCCGCGACCTTGCACAGGCCTGCCGCGATTATTATTCCCGTCCCGTTTCCTTCGTGCTTTGGGTACTGTCCGAAATCGCCATTGCCGCCACCGACCTTGCGGAAGTAATCGGTTCGGCCATTGCATTAAACCTGCTTTTCGGGCTGCCATTGCCGGTGGGTGTGCTGTTTACGGCATTCGATGTGCTCCTTGTCCTGTATTTCCAGCAAAAAGGCTTCCGCATTATCGAGAGCATTGTAGCCGGGCTGATGGGCATTATCCTGCTGAGCTTTTTGTATGAAATGATCGTGTCACAGCCCTCGCTGGCCGGCATTATGGGCGGATTGTTACCTAAGAAAGAGATCGTGACCGATCCGGGTATGCTTTACATTGCCATCGGTATCCTCGGCGCGACGGTCATGCCGCATAACCTCTACCTGCATTCCAGCATTGTACAAACCCGCAATTTCAGGAAAGACGATGAAGGCAAACGCACGGCGATCAAATTTGCCACCATCGACTCGACCGTTTCGCTGGCTTTGGCATTTTTCATCAATGGCTCCATCCTCATCCTGGCCGCCACGGCATTCCACGCCAACGGCCATTTCGAAATCGCCGACATTACCGACGCCTATCACCTGCTCGATCCCGTTTTGGGTGTGAGCCTGGCAGGAATATTCTTCGCATTGGCATTGCTGGCATCCGGCCAGAGCTCCACGCTCACCGGCACGCTCGCGGGGCAGATTGTCATGGAAGGCTTTCTCAACATCCGTTTGAAACCCTGGGTGCGCCGCTTGCTCACCCGCGGTATTGCCATCATCCCCGCGCTCATTGTCTCGTCCCTGTACGGCGAACGCGGCACAGCTGAGCTGCTTGTGCTTAGCCAGGTGATTCTCTCCCTGCAACTGAGCTTTGCCGTGGTGCCGTTGGTATTCTTTACCTCAAACAGCCAAATTATGGGCCGGTTCGCCAATTCGCGTGCATTGACGGCCATTAGCTGGGTCATTGCGCTGATTATTATCGGGTTAAATGGCTACCTGCTGTTCAACACTTTTACCGCTTAG
- a CDS encoding metal-dependent transcriptional regulator: protein MQNSFTEENYLKIIHALSGREGVEVSTNALAESTSTRAASVTDMLRKLAEKGLIHYKKYQGVTLTESGEKVAIKVIRKHRLWEVFLVEKLGFGWDEVHDIAEELEHIPSEVLVEKLDAFLGHPKFDPHGDPIPDAKGNLTEPDYLILTDVQVGEKVLMMGVLDHAPSFLQHLDRSGITLGAVIEMKEINEYDKSASVQINGGPTLFISLEVSKNLLVQRR, encoded by the coding sequence ATGCAGAATTCCTTCACAGAAGAAAATTATTTAAAGATCATCCATGCACTTTCGGGACGCGAAGGAGTGGAGGTGAGCACCAACGCGCTGGCCGAAAGCACATCCACCCGCGCGGCGTCGGTGACCGACATGCTGCGTAAGCTGGCTGAAAAGGGATTGATACACTATAAAAAATACCAGGGTGTGACGCTCACCGAGAGCGGGGAGAAGGTGGCGATCAAAGTGATCCGCAAGCATCGCTTGTGGGAGGTTTTTCTCGTTGAAAAGCTGGGCTTCGGCTGGGACGAAGTGCACGACATTGCCGAGGAACTGGAACATATTCCGTCGGAAGTGCTGGTGGAAAAGCTCGATGCTTTCCTGGGCCATCCCAAGTTCGATCCCCACGGCGACCCCATTCCGGATGCCAAAGGAAACCTTACCGAACCCGATTACCTGATCCTGACCGACGTGCAGGTTGGTGAAAAAGTGTTAATGATGGGGGTGCTCGACCATGCACCGTCGTTCCTGCAACACCTTGATCGGTCGGGTATTACGCTAGGGGCGGTGATTGAGATGAAGGAAATAAATGAATACGACAAGTCGGCGTCCGTACAGATTAACGGCGGCCCGACGTTGTTTATCAGTCTCGAAGTGTCTAAAAACCTGCTGGTACAGCGCCGATGA
- a CDS encoding LptF/LptG family permease translates to MKFKILDRYLIKNFLITYVFVAFVIVLIICMIDYTEKVDDFLDKKAPLREIIIDYYLNLIPYWINYISPLMVFIATVFFTSRIAARTEIIAMLSSGISFGRMLRPYMAGAVVLGILTFIQVGWVLPKANKIRNSFEKTYVKNEFYFSGHNVHITIAPDVYAYLESYNTTTQTGNKFTMETIKGTKLLQKFYADKIVWQPKKGKWTLQNYQVRTLDSLGERLSRGTEIDTTINLSPKDFESDYNLFETFTLPELNAYIDLLKSRGADGLEVYLIEKYTRFTQPFAILILTAIGVIVSARKSRRGVGWQIALGFMLAFIYILFFLLSKGVAEAGTINTLFAVWLPNIVFSAIGVLLYKTLPR, encoded by the coding sequence ATGAAATTCAAGATCCTCGATCGGTACCTGATCAAAAACTTCCTGATTACCTATGTGTTCGTGGCGTTCGTCATCGTACTGATCATCTGTATGATCGACTATACCGAAAAGGTAGACGACTTTCTCGACAAAAAGGCCCCGCTCCGCGAGATCATCATCGATTATTACCTCAATCTGATTCCCTACTGGATCAATTACATCAGTCCGCTGATGGTGTTCATCGCCACGGTGTTCTTCACCTCGCGCATTGCGGCCCGGACGGAGATTATCGCCATGCTGAGCAGCGGGATCAGTTTCGGACGGATGCTGCGGCCCTACATGGCCGGCGCGGTGGTGCTGGGTATCCTCACCTTCATCCAGGTAGGCTGGGTGCTGCCCAAAGCCAATAAGATCCGCAACAGTTTTGAGAAAACTTATGTAAAAAACGAGTTCTATTTCAGCGGGCATAACGTGCACATTACCATCGCGCCCGACGTGTACGCCTACCTCGAAAGCTATAACACCACCACGCAAACGGGCAACAAGTTCACGATGGAGACGATCAAAGGCACGAAACTGCTTCAAAAGTTTTACGCCGACAAGATCGTGTGGCAGCCCAAAAAGGGCAAATGGACGCTGCAAAACTACCAGGTGCGCACGCTCGACAGCCTGGGCGAGCGCCTGAGCCGTGGCACGGAGATCGATACGACCATTAATTTATCACCCAAAGATTTCGAAAGTGATTATAACCTGTTCGAAACTTTCACATTACCGGAGCTCAATGCCTACATTGATTTGCTGAAGAGCCGCGGCGCGGACGGTCTGGAAGTGTATCTCATCGAAAAATATACGCGGTTCACGCAGCCGTTCGCGATCCTGATCCTGACGGCCATCGGTGTGATCGTTTCGGCCCGGAAAAGCAGGCGGGGTGTGGGCTGGCAGATTGCACTCGGTTTTATGCTGGCATTCATTTACATCCTGTTCTTTTTGCTGTCCAAGGGCGTCGCCGAGGCGGGAACCATTAACACACTTTTTGCCGTGTGGCTGCCGAACATAGTGTTTTCGGCGATCGGCGTGTTGCTTTACAAAACGTTGCCCAGGTAA
- a CDS encoding glycosyltransferase family 2 protein, whose translation MNPARLLLVIPCYNEEAILYRTYAKLNTYYNGIKEQGLIAEDSRICFVNDGSRDKTWQIIEELAAKDASVIGVGLSRNFGHQSAIMAGLEQHVNDYDCFITIDADLQDDINAITAMIEKHREGARIVYGVRSDRSSDSWFKRSTAEGFYVLMQKMGVPVVFNHADFRLMDQRVLKELGNFREINMFLRGIVPLIGFKNEKVFYSRLEREAGETKYPLSKMLLFAWNGITSFSTFPMRLVLYFGFVNFFIAMLIVVYILFSFLIGRTVPGWTSTMLPLTFFSGFNMMALGLIGEYIGKIYEEVKGRPRYIIEKIVNE comes from the coding sequence ATGAATCCAGCTCGTTTACTTTTAGTCATACCATGCTACAACGAAGAGGCGATCTTGTACCGGACGTATGCTAAATTAAACACCTACTACAACGGCATCAAGGAGCAGGGCCTCATTGCGGAGGACAGTCGCATCTGTTTTGTAAACGACGGCAGCCGGGACAAAACCTGGCAGATCATCGAAGAGCTGGCCGCCAAAGACGCGAGCGTGATCGGCGTAGGGCTTTCGCGCAATTTTGGCCACCAGAGCGCCATTATGGCCGGTTTGGAACAGCACGTGAACGATTACGACTGCTTTATCACCATCGACGCCGACTTGCAGGACGATATCAACGCCATTACGGCCATGATCGAAAAGCACCGCGAGGGCGCGCGCATCGTGTACGGCGTCCGCTCCGACCGCAGTTCTGATTCGTGGTTCAAGCGCTCCACTGCCGAGGGATTTTATGTATTAATGCAAAAAATGGGCGTGCCGGTGGTTTTCAACCATGCCGATTTCCGTTTGATGGACCAGCGCGTTCTCAAAGAGCTCGGAAACTTCCGGGAGATCAATATGTTTCTCCGCGGCATTGTACCGCTCATAGGTTTTAAAAATGAAAAGGTATTTTACAGCCGCCTCGAACGCGAGGCCGGCGAAACGAAATACCCGCTCAGCAAAATGCTGCTTTTCGCCTGGAACGGCATTACCTCGTTTTCCACATTCCCGATGCGGCTGGTGCTGTATTTCGGGTTTGTCAATTTCTTTATCGCGATGCTGATCGTGGTGTACATCCTTTTTTCTTTCCTGATTGGCCGCACCGTGCCGGGCTGGACGTCGACCATGCTGCCGCTAACGTTTTTCAGCGGATTCAATATGATGGCGCTTGGCCTGATCGGCGAGTATATCGGCAAGATTTATGAAGAGGTAAAAGGCCGCCCACGCTATATCATAGAAAAAATTGTCAATGAATAG
- a CDS encoding DUF6056 family protein — protein MNRFYRKYRVVGNWINILLMLTMLVPLLALSYFNHPSPADDFCYIFTVFKIGWFEAMKLYYTEWTGRYFGIFLNHTSPLLFHSIAGFKILPVVLLAGMVFALYSLFRHLTPTLSRLAHLGFAGVVFFLYILKMMSISEAFYWMAAFVTYTVPNILTLLWIVLVLRWYRQDTQPAKLFVGALSAFLIFAVIGSSETNLLIMVLLVGAWLGYRVLFHRKVDAFMISMAVVTALSCYFYFASPGNAARIGGNPLGGNIPFSLTSSFAKLAFLGFDWVFRTPLIFFTLAWIFVLSRLSEGARNYFSIPVWYAVLLFIGVLSAQLFPSYYGVGIEPTPRVINCVYFFFLIGWFYVVGVIFHYFKQRKINFLPSSTVRYGVVYAVLLVSVGVSFFGSSNVKMIYGDLLKGRAAAFDKEMYQRYALIKNSQEDILYLPPVRSKPMSIFLDDDIKTNPDHWWNKCTAGYFGKEAIYMKDTEGGQQQ, from the coding sequence ATGAATAGATTTTATAGAAAATACCGCGTTGTTGGCAACTGGATCAACATTCTGCTCATGCTGACCATGCTGGTGCCGCTCCTGGCGCTTTCGTATTTCAATCACCCTTCGCCGGCGGATGACTTCTGTTACATTTTTACGGTGTTCAAAATAGGCTGGTTCGAAGCGATGAAGCTCTATTACACCGAATGGACAGGCCGCTATTTCGGCATTTTCCTCAACCACACCAGTCCGCTGCTCTTTCATTCCATTGCCGGGTTCAAAATTCTGCCGGTAGTTTTGCTGGCGGGAATGGTGTTCGCATTGTACAGCCTGTTCCGGCATCTTACGCCCACCTTGTCGCGACTGGCGCATCTGGGCTTTGCAGGTGTGGTTTTCTTCCTCTACATCCTCAAAATGATGAGCATTTCGGAAGCATTCTACTGGATGGCGGCATTTGTGACCTATACCGTGCCGAACATTCTCACATTGCTCTGGATTGTGCTTGTATTGCGCTGGTACCGTCAGGATACCCAGCCGGCCAAGCTATTTGTAGGCGCACTGTCGGCATTTCTGATCTTTGCCGTGATCGGCAGCAGCGAAACCAACCTGCTCATTATGGTGCTGCTCGTGGGCGCGTGGCTTGGTTACCGCGTGCTCTTCCATCGTAAAGTGGATGCATTCATGATTTCGATGGCGGTGGTGACGGCGCTTTCGTGCTATTTCTATTTTGCATCACCGGGCAATGCGGCGCGTATCGGTGGTAACCCGCTCGGCGGCAACATTCCGTTCTCGCTCACTTCGTCGTTTGCAAAGCTGGCGTTCCTGGGTTTCGACTGGGTTTTTCGTACCCCGCTGATATTCTTCACACTGGCGTGGATTTTCGTGCTTTCGCGACTCTCGGAAGGCGCCCGTAATTACTTCTCCATTCCGGTTTGGTACGCGGTGCTGCTCTTCATCGGCGTGCTTTCGGCGCAGTTGTTCCCTTCCTATTACGGAGTGGGCATCGAGCCTACGCCGCGGGTGATCAACTGCGTATATTTCTTTTTCCTGATCGGCTGGTTTTATGTCGTCGGTGTTATTTTTCACTATTTCAAACAGCGGAAGATCAATTTCCTGCCATCCTCCACCGTGCGGTATGGCGTAGTTTATGCGGTGCTGCTGGTGTCGGTAGGCGTATCGTTTTTTGGAAGTAGTAATGTGAAAATGATATACGGCGACTTGCTGAAAGGCCGTGCGGCAGCATTCGACAAAGAAATGTACCAGCGCTACGCATTGATCAAAAATTCACAGGAAGACATTCTGTACCTGCCGCCGGTGCGTTCCAAACCGATGTCGATCTTCCTTGACGATGATATTAAAACCAATCCCGACCATTGGTGGAACAAATGCACGGCGGGTTATTTTGGCAAAGAGGCCATTTACATGAAAGATACAGAAGGTGGACAACAGCAATAA
- a CDS encoding glycosyltransferase family 2 protein, translated as MKTPQISIVAPLYNESETFPLLVQRINALMDASPLSIEVVLIDDGSRDDTALKIRQVALMDERYHGVFLSRNHGHQLALTAGISAARGTEALFVIDGDLQDPPELLPEFYKLLKEGNDVVYAVRKKRKEGFVKRMGYYWFYRILRSISYVDIPLDSGDFALISRRVVDVLNKMPEESRYLRGMRSWIGFKQIGYEYERDARAAGESKYSFKQLFRLAYNGIFNFSEFPIKFMSRVGMAAIVISLIYFATVVLKKLFFAHVIEGFAALLFVIILFSGVQLLALGIIGEYVLRIFFQSKNRPLFIIKEEIVNREYI; from the coding sequence TTGAAAACTCCTCAAATTTCAATCGTCGCGCCGCTATATAATGAATCTGAGACGTTCCCGCTGCTGGTTCAACGTATCAACGCATTGATGGACGCCAGTCCGCTGTCCATCGAGGTGGTGCTGATCGACGACGGGAGTAGAGATGATACTGCGCTTAAAATCAGGCAGGTGGCATTGATGGACGAGCGTTATCACGGTGTTTTTCTTTCCCGCAACCACGGGCACCAGCTCGCGTTGACGGCCGGCATTTCGGCGGCCCGCGGAACGGAAGCGCTTTTCGTGATCGATGGCGATTTGCAGGACCCGCCGGAGCTTTTGCCGGAATTTTACAAATTGTTGAAGGAAGGCAACGACGTCGTTTACGCCGTACGCAAGAAGCGGAAAGAGGGTTTTGTCAAGCGAATGGGTTATTATTGGTTTTACCGCATTCTCCGCTCGATTTCTTATGTGGACATCCCGCTCGACAGCGGCGATTTCGCATTGATCAGCCGTAGGGTGGTGGATGTTTTAAATAAAATGCCGGAGGAAAGCCGCTACCTGCGCGGCATGCGCTCGTGGATTGGTTTCAAGCAGATCGGCTATGAATATGAGCGCGATGCGCGGGCGGCGGGCGAGTCGAAATACTCGTTCAAGCAGCTTTTCAGGCTGGCTTACAACGGGATATTCAATTTTAGTGAATTCCCGATCAAATTCATGAGCCGTGTGGGCATGGCGGCCATCGTCATTTCGCTGATCTATTTCGCGACGGTGGTGCTCAAAAAGCTGTTTTTTGCACACGTGATCGAAGGTTTTGCGGCCCTGTTGTTTGTCATTATCCTGTTTAGCGGCGTGCAGTTGCTCGCGCTGGGCATTATTGGAGAATATGTGCTCCGGATTTTTTTTCAATCCAAAAACCGTCCCCTGTTCATTATCAAAGAGGAAATAGTCAACCGGGAGTACATTTGA
- a CDS encoding MBOAT family O-acyltransferase, which translates to MDFHSIQFAIFFIVVTLAYFSLSWTGRWVLLLATSCYFYMVFKPVFILILFGTIIIDYYAGIWIEKSQEQKQKKLLLVISLISNIGILAFFKYYDFVQDSVNTILANLHLRPMFPAFTRLIPGPIAEWMTTGSGALLLPIGLSFHTFQAMSYTIEVYRGNQAAERHFGIYALYVMFYPQLVAGPIERPQNMLFQYHSFFKYDFEQVKEGLMQMAFGFFKKMVIADRLVMLVDQAYNNPADHNGLTLIVATVFFAFQIYCDFSGYSDIAIGAARVMGFTLMENFKTPYISKSISEFWGRWHISLSSWFKDYLYIPLGGNRKGEWTKYRNQFIVFLVSGLWHGASWNYVIWGALHGFYQVAASLRDKWLKQAGIEMPKNALINGLNVIFTFVLVTITWVFFRNHKAPVGRSFLILEKMAGFSFAEPLQTPMNHVEMWFCVFLIIFLLVKEHFYLKIPTRSTTVFFILFPLILLANYFLGVVSENQFIYFQF; encoded by the coding sequence ATGGATTTTCATTCGATTCAATTTGCGATTTTCTTTATAGTAGTCACGCTGGCGTATTTCAGCTTGTCGTGGACCGGCCGTTGGGTGCTTTTGCTCGCAACGAGCTGCTACTTTTATATGGTTTTCAAACCGGTATTCATCCTGATCCTGTTCGGAACCATCATTATCGACTATTACGCGGGGATCTGGATTGAAAAATCGCAGGAGCAGAAGCAGAAAAAACTGCTGCTTGTAATCAGTTTGATCTCCAACATCGGTATCCTCGCATTCTTCAAATATTACGATTTCGTGCAGGATTCGGTGAATACCATTCTCGCGAACCTGCATTTACGGCCGATGTTCCCGGCATTCACCCGCCTCATTCCCGGCCCCATCGCCGAGTGGATGACGACCGGAAGCGGCGCGTTGCTGCTACCGATCGGTTTGTCGTTCCACACGTTCCAGGCGATGAGCTACACCATCGAGGTGTACCGCGGTAACCAGGCTGCCGAGCGGCATTTCGGGATCTACGCGCTGTATGTGATGTTTTACCCACAGCTCGTGGCAGGTCCTATCGAGCGTCCGCAGAACATGCTTTTCCAGTACCACTCGTTTTTTAAATACGATTTCGAGCAGGTAAAGGAGGGTTTAATGCAAATGGCATTCGGGTTTTTCAAGAAAATGGTGATCGCCGACCGCCTCGTAATGCTTGTGGACCAAGCTTATAACAATCCCGCCGACCACAACGGACTAACGCTCATCGTCGCCACGGTTTTCTTCGCGTTTCAGATCTACTGCGATTTTTCCGGCTATTCCGACATCGCCATTGGTGCCGCCCGCGTGATGGGTTTCACGCTGATGGAAAACTTTAAAACACCTTATATTTCCAAATCGATTTCGGAGTTCTGGGGCCGGTGGCACATCTCGCTTTCGTCGTGGTTCAAAGATTACCTCTACATTCCCCTGGGCGGAAACCGGAAGGGTGAATGGACCAAATACCGTAACCAGTTTATCGTGTTCCTCGTAAGCGGGCTTTGGCACGGAGCGAGCTGGAACTACGTGATCTGGGGCGCGCTCCATGGTTTTTACCAGGTAGCAGCTTCCCTGCGCGATAAGTGGCTCAAACAGGCAGGTATTGAAATGCCCAAAAATGCATTGATAAACGGCCTGAACGTCATTTTTACCTTCGTGCTCGTGACCATTACCTGGGTGTTTTTCCGAAACCACAAGGCGCCCGTCGGCCGATCGTTCCTGATCCTGGAAAAAATGGCCGGTTTCTCGTTTGCGGAGCCGCTGCAAACGCCTATGAACCATGTCGAAATGTGGTTCTGCGTGTTTCTGATCATTTTCCTGCTCGTGAAGGAGCATTTTTATCTGAAAATACCCACCCGGAGCACCACCGTGTTCTTCATCCTGTTTCCGCTGATCCTGCTGGCCAACTATTTCCTGGGCGTCGTTTCGGAAAACCAGTTCATCTACTTCCAGTTTTAA
- a CDS encoding co-chaperone GroES translates to MYEVTSDNRLKSLIVVGDRVLIRPKSPSDRTNSGLYLPPTVTEKEQVQSGYVIKVGPGYPIPVAVEEEPWKETEEKVKYMPLQSKEGDLAIYLQRNAIDLEYDGQKYVIVPQSSILMLERSEDLFE, encoded by the coding sequence ATGTACGAAGTAACATCCGACAACAGGCTCAAAAGCCTGATCGTAGTAGGGGATCGTGTTCTGATCCGTCCCAAAAGCCCTAGCGACCGAACCAACAGCGGCCTGTACCTGCCGCCGACCGTCACCGAAAAAGAGCAGGTTCAATCCGGCTATGTGATCAAGGTGGGGCCCGGCTATCCCATTCCCGTGGCCGTGGAGGAAGAGCCGTGGAAAGAAACGGAAGAAAAAGTGAAATATATGCCGCTCCAATCGAAGGAAGGCGATCTGGCGATTTATCTCCAGCGCAATGCCATCGATCTGGAATATGACGGACAGAAATATGTGATCGTGCCGCAGTCGTCGATATTGATGCTGGAACGGTCGGAAGATTTGTTTGAATAA
- a CDS encoding aldo/keto reductase → MKYNFLGNTGVLVSELCFGTMTFGGDGYFEVIGKVQQDEGTALVKTALDAGINFFDTANVYSYGKSEEILGQSFRTLGVKRSDVFIATKARGRMAPGANQVGLSRLHIMDSVNESLVRLGSDHIDLFYIHGVDVETSLEETMRGLEDVVRSGKVRYLGVSNHAAWQIMKANGIAGKNGWTKFVACQHYYTIAGRDLERELIPMIKDQNLGLMPWSPLAGGFLSGKYTRTSESSGENRRDNFDFPPVDKEKAYDIIDAIQPIAQAHGVSVAQIALAWLLHQSSVTSVIIGAKKPEQLADNIAATNVELTADELEQLNKISALKPEYPQWMIERQARERVPGKA, encoded by the coding sequence ATGAAGTACAATTTTTTGGGCAATACCGGCGTGCTCGTTTCCGAGCTCTGCTTCGGGACGATGACTTTCGGCGGCGATGGATATTTTGAAGTAATTGGAAAAGTGCAGCAGGACGAGGGCACGGCGTTGGTGAAAACGGCGCTCGACGCGGGCATTAATTTCTTCGATACGGCCAATGTTTATTCCTATGGCAAATCGGAGGAGATTCTCGGGCAGTCGTTCCGGACGCTTGGTGTGAAACGGAGCGATGTGTTTATCGCTACTAAAGCGCGTGGCCGTATGGCGCCGGGCGCCAATCAGGTAGGGCTTTCGCGGTTGCATATCATGGATTCGGTGAATGAAAGCCTTGTCCGCCTCGGCTCCGACCACATCGATCTGTTCTACATTCATGGTGTGGACGTGGAAACGTCGCTTGAAGAGACGATGCGCGGCCTGGAAGACGTGGTGCGTTCGGGCAAGGTGCGTTACCTGGGCGTGAGCAACCATGCTGCCTGGCAAATCATGAAAGCAAACGGCATTGCCGGGAAAAACGGCTGGACCAAATTCGTGGCCTGCCAGCATTACTACACCATTGCCGGGCGCGACCTGGAACGCGAACTGATCCCAATGATAAAAGACCAGAACCTGGGCCTGATGCCTTGGAGCCCTCTGGCGGGCGGTTTTCTGTCCGGCAAATATACCCGTACCAGCGAGTCCAGCGGGGAAAACCGCCGTGATAACTTTGATTTTCCACCGGTGGACAAAGAGAAGGCATACGATATCATCGATGCGATCCAGCCTATTGCGCAGGCGCACGGCGTATCTGTGGCGCAAATTGCCCTGGCGTGGCTGCTGCACCAGTCGAGCGTCACCAGCGTGATTATCGGTGCCAAAAAGCCGGAGCAACTGGCCGATAACATTGCCGCCACGAATGTGGAACTCACGGCGGACGAGCTGGAACAATTGAACAAAATCAGCGCATTGAAACCCGAATATCCGCAATGGATGATCGAACGGCAGGCGCGTGAACGCGTTCCGGGCAAGGCATGA
- a CDS encoding polysaccharide deacetylase family protein, giving the protein MRKFWLFVKMHSHGDQCLRAVRVPLLAWLLCAYASYAVAQERSVAITIDDVPNVHLYSADGNSSGLLKKLDSLNLPVAIFINEANLKQNTAFETNKKLLQTWISRPNVTVGNHSYSHPNYGEVGFEAFKDEVLKGEELSRKMAETAGKKLEYFRFPFNGMGKDSSAQAQMQQFLTEHHYISAPYTVESEDWLFSQLYEKALAEGNTAEAKSIGDRYVDLSLKLFDHFEHVAVKVTGAPVRQIYLCHDNRLNTDYLPVLIQKLKEKEYRMISLAEAMTDAAYRLPLHYHGNWGFSWVYRWVKDADLRRSLMRSEPADKEAQQAYEALTKAKK; this is encoded by the coding sequence ATGAGAAAGTTCTGGCTTTTCGTAAAGATGCATTCGCACGGTGACCAATGCCTGCGAGCCGTGCGGGTACCATTGCTGGCATGGCTCCTGTGCGCGTATGCATCGTACGCCGTCGCACAGGAGCGGAGCGTGGCCATCACGATCGACGATGTGCCGAACGTACATTTATATTCGGCGGATGGTAATTCATCAGGCCTGCTAAAAAAACTCGATTCGCTGAATTTGCCCGTTGCAATCTTTATTAACGAAGCGAATTTAAAGCAGAATACGGCATTTGAGACCAATAAAAAACTGCTTCAAACCTGGATATCCCGACCCAATGTAACGGTTGGAAATCATAGCTATTCGCATCCGAATTATGGTGAGGTCGGTTTTGAAGCATTCAAAGATGAGGTATTGAAAGGCGAAGAACTGTCGCGAAAAATGGCGGAAACGGCGGGTAAGAAGCTGGAATATTTCCGGTTTCCATTTAATGGAATGGGTAAAGACAGCTCGGCACAAGCACAAATGCAGCAGTTTTTGACGGAGCATCATTACATTTCAGCCCCGTACACGGTCGAGAGTGAAGACTGGCTTTTTTCGCAGCTTTATGAAAAAGCATTGGCGGAAGGAAACACCGCCGAAGCAAAATCGATCGGTGACCGCTATGTCGATCTCAGCCTGAAACTGTTCGATCATTTTGAGCATGTGGCGGTAAAAGTGACGGGCGCGCCGGTCAGGCAGATTTACCTTTGCCACGACAACCGGCTCAATACCGATTACCTGCCGGTTTTGATACAAAAACTGAAAGAAAAGGAATACCGGATGATCAGTTTGGCGGAAGCTATGACCGATGCGGCTTATCGGCTGCCATTGCATTATCACGGAAATTGGGGCTTTTCGTGGGTATACCGGTGGGTGAAGGATGCGGATCTGCGCCGTTCGCTCATGCGGAGTGAACCGGCGGATAAAGAAGCGCAGCAGGCTTACGAAGCGCTTACGAAAGCGAAGAAATAG
- a CDS encoding cold-shock protein, which produces MAEGTVKFFNESKGYGFIQPSNGEKDIFVHVSGLQDDIRENDKVSYEVENGRKGLNAVNVRVI; this is translated from the coding sequence ATGGCAGAAGGTACAGTAAAGTTTTTCAATGAATCAAAGGGATACGGATTCATTCAACCATCAAATGGTGAGAAAGACATTTTCGTTCACGTTTCAGGTCTTCAGGACGATATCCGTGAAAATGACAAAGTCTCTTACGAAGTAGAAAATGGAAGAAAAGGCCTAAACGCAGTTAACGTACGCGTTATCTAA